From the genome of Actinomycetota bacterium:
TGTCGGAGGCGCGGGGCCAGCGCGGCGACGGCGGCCCCCCGCTCGAGACCTGTCCGCCGCGCGAGGAGCTCGTCGAGGTGTTCGCCTCGATGCAGGCGATCGAGCGTTCCGCCAAGGGCGCGTTCCAGGCGTTCGAGAAGCTGTACGCGGACGACGAGGTGGTCCTCTCGATGGTGAAGGAGGTCCTGCGCGACGAGGAGTTCCACATCGGCTGGATCTCGAAGGTGCTCGACAGGTGGCGGGCCGACGGGCTCGGGGAGCAGGTCGACGACGCGCTCGAGCGCGGACGGCGCGCGCTCGCCGAGGCGAGGGACCGGTCGATCCGCGCTCAGATAGAACAGGCCACTGGAGCGGCGAGCTAGCCTGACCTGCGGTTCGGCTCCCGCCCGGTGGGGGCACACCACGGACGAAGGAGGAGAT
Proteins encoded in this window:
- a CDS encoding ferritin-like domain-containing protein; this translates as MAAREEIFEPTVEQTYEFFKYLRSEHREAFIDLLNSIRFAELRGAGYLSYLAEVLDDPSMMAKMTKHAADEGKHAHFVTLMIRREGGQPRSMVHQNLFRAMSEARGQRGDGGPPLETCPPREELVEVFASMQAIERSAKGAFQAFEKLYADDEVVLSMVKEVLRDEEFHIGWISKVLDRWRADGLGEQVDDALERGRRALAEARDRSIRAQIEQATGAAS